In Flavobacterium enshiense, the genomic stretch CTAGAACTATTTTTATCAAAAAACGATAATAAAAAAGTCCCGATTTAATCGGGACTTTTTTATTTACCATCTACATAATCCTGTAGGTATTTAAATCTTTCGGTTAGCTTACCATTCTCAGTAATTTTTGCACGCTCCAAAATTCCGTCTTTATCATTATTGTAAAACGCGGGGATAACATGCTCCAGGAACATTTCCCCAAAACCTTCGCTGGCATCTTTTGGTAATTCGCACGGCAAATTATCTACAGCCATCACTATAATAGCCCCGGGATGATTAACATCTACTTCCCTGCCTTCGCTTGGATAATATCCGTAAAACGGGTCAGCAATTGTGGAAGAACGCAAAGTGCATTCAATAGGCCCCTCAACATCACAGGAAATATCTGCAACTACTTTAAGTTTGTTGCCAGGCGCGTTTAACATGTCTCTGGTTAAAATAACTGGCGCACCATTACCATAGAAATGCCCGGCAATGTAAATATCTGAAACTTTAGTAAAACGATCAAAATCGGACACATACTCCTGCGGATTTTGATAAAAATCTTCTTTTGATACTATTGTCTCGTCTTTTCTTTTGTTATAATCCAAAACATCGATTTGGGTATACACCGGTTTGTCGTATACTTTAGTCAAATAATCCTCAACAGAAACCTCCTTAATTTTCATGGCATCCAAAATTTCCTTGGCCCCCATTCCAACTTTTCCGAATCCGGTCAAAACAATTTTTATTGGTGGCAACATTGGACGACGTAAGCGTTCAATCAATGCTGCTTTATCTGCAAGAGTTTCCGCTTTAGGAAGATTGAACAATTCGTATTTTATCCCGAATGCTCTGAATCCATTATAAGCGCCAACTATTCCGGCATAACGTCCAAACCCAATCAAACGGTTGTTGGATTCGTTCACTATGGTTTCATGATCAATTAAGCAGATGTTTTTTTCCAGGCAGGCAACAAGTAATTTTTTGTTATACGGCTGTTTTTTAATTGTATGGGAAAAGAAAAAATATTTTTTATTAGGCAGCAATGCATCCACGGGCACTTCCTTAACTCCAAGTAATACGTCACAATCCGAAAGGTCATCGGTTATTTCAAAACCTAATTTTTGATATTCATTATCCGAAAAAATACGGATATCTGAAGATTCCACTTTAATTTCTGCCTCCGGAAACTGTGCTTTTAATTTAACCAATTCAGAAGGTGTAAAAACCACTCGTCTGTCGGGCGGATTTTTTCTTTCTCTAATAATTCCAAATTTCATCATCCTTCAATCTTTCAATAATTTTTAATAAAATATCACAAAACGTGACAATTATTTAATTTTTATAAGTTAGTTTTGTCTGTTTTTATTTATTTTCAACCAAATGTAGCATTTAAAGAATAGTGGCGCAATAATTTTCAATTGAATTTTAAATACTTTAACTTTGCATTATGATTTATTGCTATAATCATAACAATTACCATTGGGGTCGACTGGTTTTGACAGCGGGTGGAATTGGAAAGTAAGCACGTCGAGAACTGGGACAATTCTCGTTAATAAAAGGTTTCAAAATTTTACACGGCGAAAATAATTACGCTTTAGCTGCTTAATCTGAATTATAGTAAGATTTGCCTAGTTCCTACCAGGTAGGAAAGCTAGATTCTCCTCAGAAGCCTTGGTTTATGGCGTCTGGTTTAGGGGAACCGTAAAAGTAAACCTAGGAAAGGTAATGTTCTGAATCCTTTCTGACACTTATAGAGCTAAGCAAAAAGTGGCGGTTTCCGGCCTTGCTTTTTGTCGAAAACCTAATCGGAAACTAAGCGTGTAGAAAGCTCTTCGATTGCTCGTTTGGACGAGAGTTCGATTCTCTCCGACTCCACATTAAAAAACCGTATTAAGCTGATTTTAAGGCTTTTGCGGTTTTGTTTTTTTAAATATTGTACGATTATTGTACGGTCAATTATTTTTATCCCAAAGGATTTATTTTAATGAGAGAAAAAAACTTTGTTCTTTATAGCTTCATTTCGTGCATTTTAACAAGTAAAAATTACCCCACACTTCATTTATAGAATGAAAATTTCATAAATAAACAATTAAATTCAGATTCTATAGCAATCCAAATGTTTATAAAACTCAATAAGTAAAATTTGGATTGTCTATATTTATTATACTAATAATCCAATAAACAAAAACTCCGAAGTGGTGACACTTCGGAGCGTAAGGGAACAAAACTTGCTAAGGACTAATACAATCCTTTATTGTTCGTTCATTATTTTTTGTTTTTCCTTTTGAAACTCTTCTTCTGAAAGTACTCCAGAATCTTTTAACTCTTTAATTTTTTTTAATCTGTCATATTTGCTTTCTGTCGATAAAACTTGTGCTTGATTCTTCAATTTTGGCATAAATTCATCAGGAACGACTATTTCTCCAAATTTAATTGCATTTTCTATATCGACCTCATAATTGACCAATCCTTTTCCTATTTTACCATAATAAACA encodes the following:
- a CDS encoding NAD(P)-dependent oxidoreductase, which translates into the protein MKFGIIRERKNPPDRRVVFTPSELVKLKAQFPEAEIKVESSDIRIFSDNEYQKLGFEITDDLSDCDVLLGVKEVPVDALLPNKKYFFFSHTIKKQPYNKKLLVACLEKNICLIDHETIVNESNNRLIGFGRYAGIVGAYNGFRAFGIKYELFNLPKAETLADKAALIERLRRPMLPPIKIVLTGFGKVGMGAKEILDAMKIKEVSVEDYLTKVYDKPVYTQIDVLDYNKRKDETIVSKEDFYQNPQEYVSDFDRFTKVSDIYIAGHFYGNGAPVILTRDMLNAPGNKLKVVADISCDVEGPIECTLRSSTIADPFYGYYPSEGREVDVNHPGAIIVMAVDNLPCELPKDASEGFGEMFLEHVIPAFYNNDKDGILERAKITENGKLTERFKYLQDYVDGK